A genomic region of Pararge aegeria chromosome 11, ilParAegt1.1, whole genome shotgun sequence contains the following coding sequences:
- the LOC120627391 gene encoding pro-resilin-like, translated as MQWLFSLAVLLVRTTKCEPPVNSYLPPSSGSGGRPSSQYGAPNIGQGRPGSGSQSQFGGNYNAPGNYPSNSLSSEYGVPGQGSSGFQRDGSRGRQGQSPSQQYGAPNQQGGSSGGNSPFRGRGTSQRPDTSYGTPSTDYAPGNFNGGNAGRQSQGSRQQFGGSPSSSYGTPDFGNELDKNNQNYRGSGVDDSNGPAKYEFSYEVDDAATGTKFGHSERRDGDVTTGEYNVVLPDGRKQVVEYEADREGYKPQIRYEGSGGGSGSGFASGRNQGYPRADANAEAFAGSGAGYPQQPGSGQGGRYQQPGFGSGSGAGGYPSNDQGYLSNGQGGSSGYPSGQQGARGRGGQGGGNYPGSQGGYPGGRAQDGRNGAQGGSEGYPSGGPSGQRGSGY; from the exons ATGCAG TGGCTTTTCTCCCTCGCAGTTCTCTTGGTAAGGACGACCAAATGTGAACCACCAGTAAATAGCTACTTACCTCCGAGCTCAGGATCAGGCGGACGACCTTCATCGCAATATGGAGCTCCTAATATAGGGCAGGGCAGACCTGGTTCAGGGTCACAAAGTCAGTTCGGTGGGAACTATAATGCTCCAGGAAATTACCCTTCAAATTCATTATCTTCTGAATATGGAGTACCCGGACAAGGCTCTTCTGGATTTCAAAGAGATGGTTCGCGAGGTCGCCAGGGACAATCTCCCAGTCAACAATATGGAGCTCCTAACCAACAAGGTGGCAGCAGTGGTGGCAATTCTCCATTCCGCGGTCGCGGCACTTCTCAAAGGCCAGATACTTCTTATGGAACACCATCTACGGATTACGCGCCTGGAAACTTCAATGGTGGAAATGCTGGTCGCCAAAGTCAAGGCTCGAGGCAACAGTTTGGTGGATCTCCCTCTTCTTCTTACGGCACCCCTGATTTCGGTAATGaactagataaaaataatcaaaattatcgTGGATCAGGGGTGGATGACTCTAAT GGTCCAGCTAAGTACGAGTTTAGCTATGAGGTCGATGATGCAGCGACAGGTACTAAATTCGGTCACTCAGAACGTCGTGACGGTGACGTTACCACAGGGGAGTATAACGTTGTATTGCCCGACGGTAGGAAGCAAGTGGTCGAGTATGAGGCTGATCGGGAGGGCTACAAGCCTCAGATCCGATATGAGG GATCTGGTGGTGGCAGTGGATCTGGTTTTGCAagtg GAAGAAATCAAGGTTATCCACGTGCTGATGCCAACGCTGAAGCTTTCGCTGGAAGTGGAGCTGGCTACCCTCAACAACCTGGTTCAGGTCAAGGTGGAAGATATCAGCAACCCGGTTTCGGCTCAGGATCTGGCGCTGGCGGTTACCCAAGTAACGATCAAGGCTATCTCAGTAACGGACAAGGTGGTAGTAGCGGCTATCCCAGTGGACAACAAGGTGCTAGAGGCAGAGGTGGGCAAGGCGGTGGAAACTATCCTGGTAGTCAGGGAGGCTATCCTGGTGGCAGAGCTCAAGATGGGAGGAATGGCGCTCAAGGGGGAAGCGAAGGTTACCCCAGCGGTGGTCCGAGTGGGCAACGTGGTTCTGGATACTAA